A single Corynebacterium stationis DNA region contains:
- a CDS encoding cupin domain-containing protein: MAQPKPFVVDIEKETLDNEIFRTALWTGEHFQVTVINIPVGGDVGHEVQNKEDQFLRLESGRGRVEMGPSEDEVTFTEEVSADWAVIVPKGTWHNIINIGDAPMKLYSIYAPPHHTHGTVHQTQADDVD, translated from the coding sequence TTGGCTCAACCGAAGCCGTTCGTCGTCGATATCGAGAAGGAAACCCTCGATAACGAGATATTCCGCACCGCACTGTGGACCGGAGAACATTTCCAGGTCACCGTGATAAACATCCCGGTGGGCGGGGACGTCGGGCACGAGGTGCAAAACAAGGAGGACCAGTTCCTGCGCCTCGAGTCCGGCCGCGGCCGCGTCGAGATGGGGCCCTCCGAGGACGAGGTGACCTTCACTGAGGAGGTCTCCGCCGACTGGGCAGTCATCGTTCCGAAGGGGACCTGGCACAATATCATCAACATTGGTGATGCGCCGATGAAGCTCTACAGCATCTACGCCCCGCCGCACCACACGCATGGCACCGTCCACCAGACTCAGGCGGACGACGTCGACTAA
- a CDS encoding TIGR00730 family Rossman fold protein — translation MIGVMSRRLVDEEIAHPGLSALLVAESMAERKQVMTDLADGFVALPGGVGTLDEVFEVWTGLQLGTHGKPVALCNSQFWQPLVTGLVSMASEGFIRAADIDSVIVTEDAAETLDRFEGWQPPRPRWS, via the coding sequence GTGATCGGCGTGATGTCGCGGCGCCTGGTGGACGAGGAGATTGCCCACCCCGGGCTCTCCGCGCTGCTGGTGGCGGAGTCCATGGCCGAGCGCAAGCAGGTGATGACCGACCTGGCCGACGGCTTCGTCGCGCTACCGGGTGGGGTGGGCACCCTCGATGAGGTCTTCGAGGTATGGACCGGCCTCCAGCTCGGCACTCACGGCAAGCCGGTAGCGCTGTGCAACTCCCAGTTCTGGCAGCCGCTGGTCACGGGGTTGGTCTCGATGGCTAGCGAGGGCTTCATCCGAGCGGCGGATATCGATTCGGTGATCGTCACCGAGGACGCGGCTGAGACGTTGGACCGCTTCGAGGGCTGGCAGCCGCCGCGCCCGCGCTGGTCCTAG
- a CDS encoding NUDIX domain-containing protein has protein sequence MSITDPESLITVSATVIRDPHGRVLCVRKEGSPYFQLPGGKPEAGESSAQAATREAAEEIGVELKEEDLSFLGIFSAQAANEEGFQVRSTVYTPPYSEALGQVVGGQAEIAETRWLDITTPEELDEQLAPLLAQRIGPALNRRINSLTVFTGAKTGTGEEYVAHAREFGQQLADRGITLVDGGGHVELMGRSPTAS, from the coding sequence GTGAGCATCACTGACCCCGAAAGCCTCATCACCGTCAGCGCCACCGTGATCCGGGACCCGCATGGCCGGGTGCTGTGCGTGCGCAAGGAGGGCTCGCCATACTTCCAGCTGCCCGGCGGCAAGCCGGAGGCCGGCGAGTCTAGCGCGCAGGCCGCCACGCGGGAGGCCGCGGAGGAGATCGGAGTGGAGCTCAAAGAGGAAGACCTGAGCTTTCTGGGAATCTTCAGCGCGCAGGCCGCCAACGAGGAGGGCTTCCAGGTGCGCAGCACCGTCTACACTCCCCCTTACAGCGAGGCGCTGGGGCAGGTGGTCGGCGGCCAGGCGGAGATCGCGGAGACCCGGTGGCTGGACATCACGACACCCGAGGAGCTGGATGAACAGCTCGCGCCACTGCTGGCTCAGCGCATCGGGCCTGCGCTCAACAGGCGGATCAACTCGCTGACGGTGTTCACCGGGGCTAAAACCGGCACGGGGGAGGAATACGTTGCGCATGCCCGCGAGTTCGGCCAGCAGCTGGCGGACCGGGGCATCACCTTGGTTGACGGCGGCGGCCACGTGGAGCTGATGGGGAGATCGCCGACGGCGTCCTAG
- a CDS encoding YtoQ family protein: MSFNVYLSGEIHTNWRGEIQRGAQAAGLDVVFTAPVTDHPASDAAGDHLGEAPAGFWRDHQSSKVNSIRTRTLIEKADMVVVRFGDQYKQWNAAFDAGYCAALDKPYVTLHGEDIVHPLKEVDAAAQAWCTTTDQVVEILRYVLEA, encoded by the coding sequence TTGAGCTTCAACGTTTACCTGTCCGGCGAGATCCACACCAACTGGCGAGGAGAGATCCAGCGCGGCGCGCAGGCCGCCGGGCTCGACGTCGTCTTCACCGCGCCGGTGACCGATCACCCTGCCAGCGACGCCGCCGGCGACCACCTGGGTGAGGCACCCGCGGGCTTTTGGCGCGATCACCAGTCCTCGAAGGTCAACTCCATCCGCACCCGCACCCTGATCGAGAAGGCCGACATGGTCGTCGTCCGCTTCGGGGATCAGTACAAGCAGTGGAACGCCGCCTTCGACGCGGGTTACTGTGCGGCACTGGACAAGCCTTATGTCACGCTGCATGGCGAGGACATCGTCCACCCGCTCAAGGAAGTCGACGCCGCCGCACAGGCGTGGTGCACCACCACCGACCAGGTCGTCGAGATCCTGCGTTACGTGCTCGAAGCCTAA
- a CDS encoding siderophore-interacting protein produces the protein MGRKKDTPTDRRFMMAEVVKTERISPNFVRVTLSGLEGLENWGADHWCRLFFTRQGQDVLALPTRTSEIGWYLQYLATPKTRRPWVRAYTVRDARPEVGEVDIDFVIHGDLDSMGPAAKFALEAKPGDRLGFLDQGSAFTPDHPHDWTLLIGDETALPAIAGICRELPGSTEGVAIIEIPSAEDKQEFVAPAGMDIRWIARDESSQAHEKPGELALKALAEAKFPDGEVHAHTIGESALATGARRHLISERGVPKRNVDFVGYWRYGRAQTS, from the coding sequence ATGGGTAGGAAAAAGGATACGCCAACAGATCGTCGTTTCATGATGGCGGAAGTCGTTAAAACGGAACGCATCAGTCCTAACTTTGTGCGGGTGACGCTCTCTGGTCTGGAGGGGCTTGAGAACTGGGGTGCTGATCATTGGTGCCGTTTGTTCTTCACCAGGCAAGGACAGGACGTGTTGGCGCTTCCGACTCGAACCTCAGAAATCGGTTGGTACCTGCAGTATCTCGCCACGCCAAAGACGCGGCGTCCATGGGTACGTGCGTACACGGTGCGTGATGCGCGTCCTGAGGTAGGGGAGGTGGATATTGACTTCGTCATCCACGGTGATCTGGACTCAATGGGTCCAGCCGCCAAGTTCGCGCTGGAGGCGAAGCCGGGGGATCGTCTGGGCTTCCTGGACCAGGGAAGTGCGTTTACTCCTGATCACCCGCATGACTGGACGCTACTTATCGGTGATGAAACTGCACTTCCCGCAATCGCCGGAATCTGCCGTGAGCTTCCTGGATCCACAGAGGGCGTCGCAATTATTGAGATTCCAAGCGCCGAGGACAAGCAAGAATTCGTTGCTCCTGCCGGGATGGACATCAGGTGGATTGCACGAGATGAGTCCTCACAAGCACATGAAAAGCCAGGAGAGCTTGCATTGAAAGCACTCGCGGAGGCGAAGTTCCCGGACGGTGAAGTACATGCCCACACTATCGGCGAGTCTGCACTTGCTACTGGCGCGCGCCGTCATCTCATTTCAGAGCGTGGTGTTCCGAAGCGAAACGTGGACTTCGTTGGTTACTGGCGTTATGGGCGTGCGCAGACGAGTTAA
- a CDS encoding ATP-binding protein, giving the protein MKLSLRARITVVFLGTVLGVGLALIGLVYAYLKLTPVPFMAQIPTPDEGLVIDGAVPIADEVLRRVLVASLTVLALLTAVAGVIGWFVAGLVIKPLRDFADDAATVTRGDLSARISHQGPDDEVGELADALNAMLDELADGLERQRRFASNASHELKTPIATIQTMADVALASGDEQILRETLGRVREVNARAADTVAALLQLANVDVRDRQEVDLAALCRDIGRGQGVPVTAEALTVAASPTLVRQAVENMVCNGLTHGEDPSVTVAQAGRNAEITVESGGPQLDAAEVRTWVEPFARAQRTAGAGQGLGLAIVDAIAKAHGGSVELRPRAQGGLAVTLRLPA; this is encoded by the coding sequence ATGAAGTTGAGTTTGCGGGCACGGATCACCGTGGTGTTCTTGGGCACCGTCCTGGGCGTGGGGTTGGCGCTGATTGGACTGGTGTACGCCTATTTGAAGCTCACGCCGGTGCCTTTCATGGCGCAGATCCCAACCCCGGATGAGGGGCTGGTCATCGACGGTGCGGTGCCGATCGCCGATGAGGTTTTGCGCCGCGTGTTGGTGGCTTCCCTGACGGTATTGGCATTGCTCACCGCGGTCGCTGGGGTGATCGGTTGGTTCGTGGCTGGGCTCGTGATTAAGCCGCTTCGGGATTTTGCGGACGACGCCGCGACCGTCACCCGGGGTGATTTGAGTGCCCGCATCAGCCACCAGGGCCCTGATGACGAGGTGGGCGAGCTGGCAGATGCGCTGAATGCAATGCTCGACGAGCTGGCGGATGGCCTCGAGCGGCAACGCCGCTTCGCGTCGAACGCCTCCCACGAGCTGAAGACTCCGATCGCGACGATCCAGACGATGGCTGATGTGGCGCTAGCCAGCGGTGATGAGCAGATACTGCGGGAGACGCTGGGACGAGTGCGCGAGGTCAACGCGCGCGCTGCCGATACCGTGGCTGCCCTGCTGCAGCTGGCGAACGTGGACGTCCGGGATCGCCAGGAGGTGGATCTGGCCGCGCTGTGCCGTGACATCGGTCGTGGGCAGGGTGTGCCGGTGACGGCGGAAGCGCTCACGGTGGCTGCCTCCCCCACTCTGGTGCGTCAGGCGGTGGAGAACATGGTGTGCAACGGACTCACCCACGGCGAAGATCCGTCCGTGACGGTGGCACAGGCGGGTCGGAACGCAGAGATCACCGTGGAGTCAGGTGGGCCGCAGCTGGACGCGGCGGAGGTCCGCACGTGGGTGGAGCCCTTCGCACGGGCGCAGCGGACCGCGGGGGCCGGCCAAGGCCTGGGGCTGGCGATCGTCGATGCAATTGCGAAAGCCCACGGCGGTTCGGTGGAACTCAGGCCGCGGGCTCAAGGTGGGCTCGCCGTGACGCTGCGCCTGCCTGCTTAG
- a CDS encoding type II toxin-antitoxin system prevent-host-death family antitoxin has product MKGIKTLSNRAFMQDVEAAMKEANREPVVITEQGEPAFVLISNREYQKLSRQGSH; this is encoded by the coding sequence GTGAAGGGCATTAAGACTTTGAGTAACCGAGCATTCATGCAGGATGTTGAGGCTGCGATGAAAGAAGCAAACCGTGAGCCAGTCGTGATTACGGAACAGGGAGAGCCTGCTTTCGTGCTCATATCTAATCGCGAGTATCAAAAACTATCCCGCCAGGGCAGTCACTAG
- a CDS encoding response regulator transcription factor, with the protein MRVLVVDDESYLADAICTALNSANMQATAVYDGATARSSIDDIRPDVVVLDRDLPGIHGDDICRWVVDTQPATRVIMLTASGALDDRLAGFDLGADDYLPKPFEVPELIARVNALAKRNLPVRGEVYRCGDVRLDTFRREVTRGGVAVPLSPKEFAVLEVLMEAAGGVFSAEDLLAEAWDENADPFTNSPRVTVSHLRKKLGEPRIVHTVAGAGYYVAEVPR; encoded by the coding sequence ATCCGCGTTCTCGTCGTCGACGACGAAAGCTACCTCGCCGACGCCATTTGTACTGCGCTGAACAGCGCAAACATGCAGGCCACTGCGGTCTACGACGGTGCCACCGCGCGCTCGTCGATCGACGATATCCGGCCCGACGTCGTCGTCCTGGACCGCGACCTTCCGGGCATCCACGGCGACGACATCTGCCGCTGGGTGGTCGATACCCAGCCGGCGACGAGGGTGATCATGCTGACCGCCTCGGGGGCGCTCGACGACCGTCTGGCTGGGTTCGACCTCGGCGCGGATGATTACCTGCCCAAGCCCTTCGAGGTCCCGGAGCTCATCGCGCGGGTTAATGCGCTGGCCAAGCGAAACCTGCCGGTACGCGGCGAAGTCTACCGGTGTGGCGACGTGCGGCTGGACACCTTCCGCCGCGAGGTCACCCGGGGTGGAGTGGCGGTGCCCTTGAGCCCGAAGGAGTTTGCCGTGCTAGAGGTCCTCATGGAGGCAGCCGGTGGGGTGTTTTCCGCCGAGGATCTGCTCGCGGAGGCGTGGGACGAGAATGCTGATCCCTTCACGAATTCCCCGCGCGTGACGGTCTCCCATCTGCGCAAGAAGCTGGGCGAGCCGCGGATCGTGCATACCGTGGCAGGTGCCGGTTACTACGTGGCGGAGGTGCCGCGATGA
- a CDS encoding EamA family transporter, which produces MAGATYALYSWSAHRLMNSGIGRAPAMGAIFGLGGIALMPILLLTGAPLIASTQAMMVGLYMALNPMFLGYLLIGYGLTQVAPSAATTLTLAEPAVATLLSVVIVGERLPAIGWGGLAGICASLLILSLAPATQERTSEPQVQASFR; this is translated from the coding sequence ATTGCTGGTGCGACCTACGCCTTATACTCGTGGAGCGCCCACCGCCTGATGAACAGCGGTATCGGGCGCGCACCCGCGATGGGCGCGATTTTCGGACTGGGTGGCATCGCACTGATGCCCATACTTCTGCTCACCGGCGCACCGCTCATCGCTTCCACGCAAGCCATGATGGTCGGGCTCTACATGGCGCTGAACCCCATGTTCCTGGGCTATCTACTCATTGGTTATGGGCTCACGCAGGTCGCTCCAAGTGCTGCGACAACACTCACCCTCGCTGAGCCTGCGGTCGCCACCTTGCTGTCTGTGGTCATTGTCGGAGAGCGTCTCCCCGCGATCGGTTGGGGCGGGCTCGCGGGCATTTGCGCCTCGCTTCTCATCCTCTCACTTGCACCGGCGACACAGGAGCGCACCTCCGAACCGCAGGTTCAAGCGAGCTTTCGATAG
- a CDS encoding MmcQ/YjbR family DNA-binding protein, which produces MDGKDLQKQAESRAQELPGTELTHPFGLDIDVWKICGKMFMFLTELNGGQIVNLKADPLDSEALRKTHEDITPGWHMNKKHWITIRPGGAVDALLFDELVTDSYLLVVESLPKYKQPVNPQTFASDN; this is translated from the coding sequence ATGGACGGAAAAGATTTACAGAAACAGGCAGAATCCCGAGCGCAGGAGCTACCGGGGACTGAGCTGACCCACCCGTTCGGGTTGGACATTGATGTGTGGAAGATTTGCGGCAAAATGTTCATGTTCCTGACCGAGTTGAACGGCGGGCAGATTGTGAATCTCAAGGCGGATCCGCTGGATTCGGAAGCACTCCGCAAAACCCATGAGGACATCACACCCGGTTGGCACATGAACAAGAAACATTGGATCACCATCCGGCCAGGTGGGGCGGTGGATGCATTGCTTTTCGATGAACTCGTGACCGATTCCTACCTGCTCGTCGTCGAAAGCCTGCCGAAATACAAGCAGCCAGTAAACCCACAAACATTTGCATCTGATAACTGA
- a CDS encoding DUF418 domain-containing protein, protein MQNRNVGIDVARAVALVGMIVAHLTYLDGVAVQVFYGFPAALFAFISGVSMCYMRARPAQLIVRGLCLIALHFALAPFTGQVFVVLGTIGLCMAVLAWAPRWSSPVLLWLACVLAFGSAVLASTATVLIPAFWPYSPLMWGALMIAGMLFRRHMLSPKLLWLGLVVGLWLFAVDLALRWYTMLPEFFDVGGHTGGLGDITGSIGASVGICSLCCLLQRWIGWLAPLGRMPLTIYCIHVFTADRLAPEWFGFWVSFSGAILISYAWLAVCDRGPLETLLRRITAVFGKDKNEEVRS, encoded by the coding sequence ATGCAGAACCGAAACGTTGGTATCGACGTCGCGCGCGCCGTTGCGCTCGTCGGCATGATCGTCGCCCACCTGACCTACCTGGATGGCGTGGCTGTCCAGGTGTTCTACGGCTTCCCGGCCGCACTCTTCGCTTTCATTTCCGGGGTGTCGATGTGCTACATGCGGGCACGTCCTGCCCAGCTCATTGTGCGTGGACTATGCCTGATTGCCCTGCACTTCGCGCTCGCCCCGTTCACTGGGCAAGTGTTCGTGGTGCTCGGAACCATCGGACTCTGCATGGCGGTGCTCGCCTGGGCGCCGCGCTGGAGCTCGCCCGTACTCCTGTGGCTGGCCTGCGTGCTGGCCTTTGGATCGGCGGTGCTGGCGTCCACCGCGACGGTGCTTATTCCCGCCTTCTGGCCCTACTCGCCGTTGATGTGGGGAGCTCTGATGATCGCAGGGATGCTCTTCCGGCGGCATATGCTCAGCCCGAAACTGCTCTGGCTCGGCCTCGTTGTCGGCCTGTGGCTCTTCGCCGTGGATCTCGCGCTTCGCTGGTACACCATGCTGCCCGAGTTTTTCGACGTCGGCGGCCATACCGGTGGCTTGGGCGACATCACCGGAAGCATCGGGGCGTCGGTGGGCATCTGCTCGTTGTGCTGCCTGCTGCAGCGCTGGATCGGCTGGCTCGCACCACTGGGCCGTATGCCGCTCACGATCTACTGCATCCACGTGTTTACGGCGGATCGGCTGGCACCGGAATGGTTCGGCTTCTGGGTCAGTTTTAGCGGCGCCATACTCATCTCTTATGCGTGGCTCGCGGTGTGTGACCGTGGGCCGCTGGAAACTCTGCTTCGCCGCATCACTGCGGTGTTTGGAAAGGATAAAAATGAAGAAGTTCGCAGCTAG
- a CDS encoding trypsin-like serine protease — protein MKKFAASVAAGVVAAGALAIAPAGAMESKTFAGDTEEAKPVVSVRVDDSDPEEGVCTGTAIDRHWVITARHCIDAAAKPGGSVRIGQGDEQRVYKVDRHEVAPRGDIALLHTEQEINLDTFAEVADEVPTGDVNIYGWSSDGSGGSTKLPSAKAKVRGDSPFALYEAPKALDVALKDGARIQPGDSGGAIFADGKVAGIMSAGLFEDPENPTEEEMTSNAAVSVAPVAEQADWIRGTIGGDAKGGDKKEDTSEPAAAASSEDSLNTARNVGIGAGVVVLAAAGAWLLLRRRGA, from the coding sequence ATGAAGAAGTTCGCAGCTAGCGTGGCCGCCGGGGTGGTCGCAGCAGGAGCACTCGCCATCGCACCAGCCGGTGCCATGGAGAGCAAGACCTTCGCCGGGGACACCGAGGAGGCAAAGCCGGTCGTCTCCGTCCGCGTTGATGATTCTGACCCTGAAGAGGGCGTGTGCACCGGTACCGCCATCGACCGCCACTGGGTGATCACCGCCCGTCACTGCATCGACGCGGCCGCCAAGCCGGGCGGTTCGGTGCGCATCGGGCAGGGAGACGAGCAGCGGGTGTACAAGGTGGATCGTCACGAGGTTGCCCCACGCGGGGACATCGCCCTGCTCCACACTGAGCAGGAGATCAACCTGGATACCTTCGCTGAGGTCGCGGATGAGGTTCCCACCGGGGACGTCAACATTTACGGCTGGTCTTCCGATGGCTCCGGTGGTTCCACCAAGCTGCCGTCCGCCAAGGCGAAGGTTCGCGGTGACTCGCCGTTCGCGCTCTACGAGGCCCCGAAGGCCCTCGACGTTGCCCTGAAGGACGGCGCTCGCATCCAGCCGGGCGACTCCGGTGGTGCGATCTTTGCGGACGGCAAGGTCGCCGGCATCATGTCCGCTGGTCTCTTCGAGGACCCGGAGAACCCGACGGAGGAGGAGATGACCTCTAACGCCGCTGTCTCTGTGGCACCGGTGGCGGAGCAGGCCGACTGGATCCGCGGGACCATTGGCGGTGATGCGAAGGGCGGCGACAAGAAGGAAGACACCAGCGAGCCTGCAGCCGCGGCGTCCTCGGAGGACTCCCTGAACACGGCCCGCAACGTCGGCATCGGCGCGGGCGTCGTCGTTCTCGCCGCGGCGGGCGCCTGGTTGCTGCTGCGCCGCCGCGGGGCCTAA
- a CDS encoding TetR/AcrR family transcriptional regulator, with protein MTLGAARERLLDAATKRFYADGVHATGIDTITSEAGVAKKSLYNNFSSKAEIVSTYIDSRHEEWLDLYRQHTAQASTARDRVIAVFDAYIDHANDSYGNDFRGCGLLNAAAEFPAGHPARSSVRAHKEEVERLLAENLEPMTTEA; from the coding sequence ATGACTCTAGGAGCAGCGCGAGAGAGGTTGCTCGATGCTGCGACGAAACGTTTCTACGCGGACGGGGTGCATGCGACAGGTATCGACACGATCACGTCCGAGGCCGGGGTCGCGAAGAAGAGTCTTTACAACAACTTCTCCTCCAAGGCAGAGATCGTCAGCACCTATATCGATTCGCGCCACGAGGAGTGGCTCGACCTGTATCGACAGCACACCGCGCAAGCGTCGACAGCCAGGGACCGAGTCATAGCTGTGTTCGACGCATACATCGACCACGCGAACGACTCCTACGGCAATGACTTCCGAGGTTGCGGACTGCTCAACGCAGCCGCCGAGTTCCCGGCAGGACACCCTGCACGCTCGTCCGTCCGCGCGCACAAGGAAGAGGTGGAGAGGCTTCTCGCTGAGAACCTGGAACCCATGACCACCGAAGCCTAG